One Mucilaginibacter ginkgonis genomic region harbors:
- a CDS encoding serine hydrolase domain-containing protein, whose product MRRNRKRIFIALLLGITAVQTACAQQPGISNQQFLSQTKDAANATVLLNNEKGTVPLMELDKSNIAAVHFSYNYSTVFDSLANKYAKVTPFNGNNYLGKIASLGEDLKLYNTVIFELTESDINNPALVSLITSFQSIKKVVVAYYGAGRALSVLNGVTAPIIWTDKTTPVTAQYLPQVAFGGVATTQKLKSSFSSKYNIGAGFSTAKIRLQYTVPEDVGINSNNLANIDAVAMEAIANHAAPGCVVLVAKDGKVIFNKAYGTHTYDAGALPEKVTDIFDMASVTKVSATTPTAMALYEQGKLDLDGTMGQYLTIARATNKNDIKVRELLTHTAGLTPYIPFYEHVKPGEWSADSSAAYPTKVADGYYMIKDYYKNFMLPQMLNSALRTRGNYVYSDLSMYFMKEIEETITSTPLNIYAQQNFYTPLGMQTAGFLPRQRFTRNQIVPTEDDTYFRHTLLVGYVHDQGAGMVGGVSGHAGYFCSANDEAILFQMLLNKGTYGGVQYFKPETVEKFTTRQSQASRRDLGFDGWGPIAESHYPSHFANEGTYGHTGYTGTCVWVDPKVNLVYIFLSNRVNPKVTDKLLQLNIRPRIMDTIYEAIAKGM is encoded by the coding sequence ATGAGAAGAAATAGGAAGCGCATTTTCATAGCGCTGTTACTGGGTATAACCGCTGTCCAAACCGCCTGTGCACAGCAACCCGGCATCAGCAATCAGCAATTCCTTTCACAAACTAAAGATGCTGCTAATGCTACCGTTCTGTTAAACAATGAAAAAGGCACGGTTCCATTAATGGAATTAGATAAGTCGAACATCGCAGCCGTCCACTTTAGCTACAACTACTCTACTGTTTTTGATAGTTTAGCGAATAAGTATGCCAAAGTCACCCCATTTAACGGCAACAATTATTTAGGTAAAATAGCCTCCCTTGGCGAAGACCTTAAGTTATATAATACGGTAATCTTCGAGTTGACGGAATCAGATATTAATAATCCTGCGCTTGTAAGCCTGATCACATCTTTTCAAAGCATAAAAAAAGTGGTTGTTGCGTATTATGGCGCAGGCAGGGCGCTCTCTGTATTGAACGGGGTTACCGCGCCAATAATTTGGACTGACAAGACCACACCTGTAACCGCTCAATACTTACCCCAAGTTGCATTTGGCGGAGTTGCGACAACGCAGAAATTAAAAAGCAGCTTTTCATCGAAATATAACATTGGCGCGGGATTTAGTACGGCTAAGATACGTTTGCAGTACACTGTACCCGAAGATGTTGGCATCAACTCAAATAACCTGGCAAACATTGATGCAGTTGCAATGGAAGCCATTGCCAACCATGCAGCGCCCGGTTGCGTGGTGCTGGTAGCCAAAGATGGCAAAGTGATCTTTAACAAAGCCTATGGTACGCACACTTACGATGCAGGCGCGCTCCCCGAAAAAGTAACCGATATCTTCGACATGGCGTCGGTGACTAAAGTATCGGCGACAACGCCAACAGCGATGGCACTTTATGAGCAGGGCAAGCTGGATCTTGACGGCACAATGGGCCAATACCTGACCATCGCGCGCGCAACGAATAAGAATGATATTAAGGTTCGTGAGTTGTTAACACACACGGCGGGATTAACGCCGTACATTCCGTTTTACGAACATGTAAAACCCGGCGAGTGGAGTGCTGACTCATCTGCAGCTTACCCAACCAAGGTGGCCGACGGCTACTACATGATCAAAGATTACTATAAGAATTTTATGTTGCCGCAGATGCTGAACAGCGCACTTCGTACCCGTGGCAACTATGTGTATAGCGACCTGAGTATGTATTTCATGAAGGAGATAGAAGAAACCATTACTTCTACACCTTTAAACATTTACGCTCAGCAAAATTTCTATACACCGCTTGGGATGCAGACGGCGGGATTTTTACCACGTCAGCGTTTTACCCGCAACCAGATCGTCCCTACGGAAGATGATACTTACTTCCGCCACACTTTGCTGGTAGGTTACGTACATGATCAGGGCGCCGGCATGGTAGGCGGCGTGTCGGGCCATGCAGGGTATTTTTGCAGCGCCAATGACGAGGCGATCCTTTTTCAGATGTTGTTGAACAAAGGCACTTACGGTGGCGTTCAGTATTTTAAACCGGAAACTGTCGAGAAATTCACCACACGACAGTCGCAAGCCAGCCGTCGCGACCTGGGTTTCGATGGGTGGGGGCCGATCGCTGAAAGTCATTACCCATCACACTTTGCAAATGAAGGGACTTATGGCCATACCGGTTATACAGGCACTTGTGTATGGGTAGACCCGAAAGTGAACCTCGTTTATATCTTCCTGTCAAACAGGGTTAACCCAAAAGTCACCGATAAACTATTGCAGCTTAATATCCGCCCGCGTATAATGGATACCATTTATGAAGCGATAGCGAAGGGGATGTAG
- the uxaC gene encoding glucuronate isomerase produces the protein MKAFLDDNFLLPNTAAERLYHDYAKSMPIVDYHCHLSPRDIAENKQFKNLTEAWLTGDHYKWRAMRANGVNEAYITGSRSDFEKFEQWAYTVPYTLRNPLYHWTHLELARYFSVTDLLSPTNAKPIYDKCSEQLQQTDMSVCGLIRKMDVRVICTTDDPLDDLGYHQHIQRSGFEVKVLPTFRPDKAMNVDDVPVLNDYIDKLSALTNLGISTYCDYLQALKSRHDYFAERGCKMADHGLDRIYAEDFTEPEIKQIFDKIRGGGQLTSDESAKFKSALLLQFGLWNHEKGWVQQFHLGALRNNNTRAFRTLGPDTGWDSIGDFSQAQALSRFLDKLDTNDQLAKTIIYNLNPADNELMAAMIGNFNDGSVAGKIQFGSAWWFMDQKDGMTRQLNALSNMGLLSRMVGMLTDSRSFLSFPRHEYFRRILCSLLGTDIENGELPGDFEWIGQVVKNISYHNAEEYFKF, from the coding sequence ATGAAAGCTTTTTTAGACGATAATTTCCTGCTGCCCAATACTGCTGCCGAACGATTATATCACGATTACGCGAAAAGCATGCCCATCGTCGATTATCATTGCCACCTGTCGCCGCGGGACATCGCCGAAAACAAACAGTTTAAAAACCTAACCGAAGCCTGGCTTACCGGCGACCATTATAAATGGCGGGCTATGCGGGCTAACGGTGTCAACGAGGCGTATATAACCGGCAGTAGAAGCGATTTCGAAAAATTTGAGCAATGGGCATACACCGTGCCGTACACATTGCGCAACCCGCTTTATCATTGGACACATTTAGAACTTGCGCGGTATTTTAGTGTGACGGACCTGTTATCGCCTACTAACGCGAAACCGATTTATGATAAGTGCAGTGAGCAGTTGCAACAAACAGATATGAGCGTTTGCGGGCTGATCCGGAAAATGGATGTGCGGGTAATCTGTACTACAGACGATCCACTTGACGATTTGGGCTACCATCAGCACATACAACGTTCCGGGTTTGAAGTAAAAGTGTTGCCTACCTTCAGGCCTGACAAAGCGATGAATGTTGATGATGTGCCTGTGTTGAATGACTACATAGATAAACTGTCGGCCTTAACCAACCTTGGCATCAGCACTTACTGCGATTACCTGCAAGCGTTGAAGAGCCGACACGATTATTTTGCCGAGCGTGGATGCAAGATGGCAGATCATGGGCTTGACCGTATTTACGCCGAAGATTTTACAGAACCTGAAATCAAGCAAATCTTTGATAAGATAAGGGGCGGCGGGCAACTAACTTCTGATGAATCAGCAAAGTTTAAGTCGGCTTTGTTACTGCAATTCGGGCTGTGGAACCATGAGAAAGGCTGGGTGCAGCAATTTCATTTGGGCGCGTTGCGCAATAACAACACCCGGGCTTTTCGCACTCTTGGGCCCGATACCGGCTGGGATTCGATAGGCGATTTTAGTCAGGCACAGGCACTTTCGCGCTTTTTAGATAAGCTGGATACTAATGACCAATTGGCCAAGACCATTATTTACAACCTCAACCCTGCGGATAACGAGCTAATGGCAGCAATGATCGGCAATTTCAATGACGGCTCTGTGGCCGGAAAAATCCAGTTTGGTTCGGCTTGGTGGTTTATGGACCAAAAGGATGGCATGACGCGGCAATTGAATGCATTGTCTAACATGGGCTTACTGAGCCGCATGGTTGGCATGCTTACCGACTCGCGCAGTTTTCTGTCTTTCCCGCGGCACGAGTACTTCAGACGTATCTTATGTAGCCTGTTAGGAACGGATATTGAAAATGGCGAACTACCAGGCGATTTTGAATGGATAGGCCAAGTGGTTAAAAATATCAGTTATCACAATGCGGAAGAATATTTCAAATTTTAG
- a CDS encoding ATP-dependent helicase has product MNLSPAERYNAKFKEILDGLNPEQLEAVNKTDGPVMVVAGPGTGKTQILAARIGKILLDTDARADEILCLTYTDAGAVAMRKRLFEFIGPEAYRIGIYTFHAFCNEVIQENLDYFGRNNLEPLTDLEAAMLFRELVDDFANDHLLKRFTGDRYYDAPRLKRLFSTIKTENWSEEHIRQAVKEYLEDLPNREEFVYKRPNPKQGIKVGDPKQKDIDKAADAMAKLLAAVGEYPNYEAKMKRDDRYDYDDMILWVLRAFRENTDLLRRYQERYQYILVDEYQDTSGSQNTLLKHLLDYWDTPNVFIVGDDDQSVYRFQGANMKNIMDFANDYQRVLKTVVLKDNYRSNQSILDISKILIDNNQERLTRQLKLNKNLKASHPRFDSLAAEPEIREYENVDHELVDVGNQIERLIQNGVAPGEIAVIYRNHNQAEELIHYLDMQKIAVNTKRKIDILTLPFGEKIITILSYLAKEFDSPYSGDDLLFEIMHYDFFEISPIDIARASIAVSKENYGVAEGKQKTSIRRYVADMSGPKQQPGLFDAVQNAGMKQLVQDIEELLKAAASLSLQQLFQQVITRLGILAYIMKQADKGWHMEVLNNLFNFIKDEHRKKAGTRLKDIIATIELMKDNGIRLDLNQTIYSENGVNFLTAHGSKGLEFEYVFLIGSNKRVWDSKGRNAGFVYPDTLMQAAADENAQREESRRLFYVALTRAKQHLYVSYPAKDKKGKDLEASQFVGEILAQTHLKVQYPKVDADSLFRYFSTQFSEDDKPTVELIDKNYIAILLQNYTLSVSHLNNYLDCPLKFYFQNLIRVPSGLSASAAFGSAVHFALNRVFRKLKDNGDEFPTTDEFLREFRWYMYRNNDLFTAEEFKLRLSYGEKILPDYYELHVPKWNKIAVTERTIKNMAIEGVPVKGNLDKIEFVGNQVTIVDYKTGKFKYAREKLNRPDPDHPNGGDYWRQGVFYKLLVDNDKTNDWYAVATMFEFIEPLSPGEYIQEKLVISPHDEELVKSQIKDTYQKIMNHEFNIGCGKADCDWCRFVRTNFKQPDKILEVDEE; this is encoded by the coding sequence ATGAACCTATCGCCCGCTGAACGCTACAACGCCAAATTCAAAGAAATTCTTGACGGACTTAATCCTGAACAGTTAGAGGCTGTAAATAAAACTGACGGGCCCGTTATGGTAGTGGCCGGTCCGGGCACGGGTAAAACGCAGATACTGGCTGCACGGATTGGCAAAATTCTGCTGGATACAGACGCGAGGGCAGACGAGATACTATGTTTGACATACACCGATGCGGGGGCGGTGGCTATGCGAAAACGTCTGTTTGAGTTCATCGGCCCAGAAGCTTACCGCATAGGCATCTACACCTTCCATGCTTTTTGCAACGAAGTGATACAGGAAAACCTGGATTATTTTGGCCGCAACAACCTGGAGCCCTTAACCGATCTGGAGGCTGCCATGCTTTTCCGCGAGTTGGTGGACGATTTCGCCAACGATCACTTGTTAAAACGTTTTACAGGCGACCGGTACTACGATGCGCCGAGGCTGAAGCGTTTGTTCTCTACCATTAAAACAGAAAACTGGAGCGAAGAACATATTAGGCAGGCGGTAAAAGAATATCTTGAAGACTTGCCGAACCGGGAAGAATTTGTTTATAAACGCCCCAACCCGAAGCAGGGCATTAAGGTTGGCGATCCAAAACAAAAAGATATAGATAAGGCTGCAGATGCTATGGCTAAACTGCTAGCCGCGGTAGGGGAGTATCCCAACTACGAGGCCAAGATGAAACGCGATGACCGCTATGATTATGACGATATGATCTTGTGGGTGTTGCGCGCCTTCCGTGAAAATACAGACCTGCTGCGCCGATACCAGGAGCGCTATCAATATATTTTGGTTGATGAGTACCAGGATACCAGCGGCTCGCAAAATACATTATTGAAGCATCTGCTGGATTATTGGGATACACCTAATGTTTTTATTGTTGGCGACGACGACCAGTCGGTTTACCGTTTCCAGGGTGCTAACATGAAAAACATTATGGACTTTGCAAATGACTACCAGCGTGTGTTAAAGACCGTAGTGCTAAAAGATAATTACCGCTCCAATCAGTCGATACTGGATATTTCCAAAATCCTGATCGATAACAATCAGGAGCGATTAACCCGGCAACTTAAGCTGAATAAAAATCTTAAAGCATCGCATCCGCGCTTTGACAGTTTAGCCGCAGAGCCAGAAATACGGGAATATGAAAATGTAGACCACGAGTTAGTAGATGTGGGTAATCAAATTGAACGCCTTATACAAAACGGTGTTGCTCCAGGCGAGATAGCTGTCATATACCGCAACCATAACCAGGCAGAGGAGTTGATCCACTACCTGGACATGCAAAAAATAGCGGTAAATACTAAACGAAAAATAGATATACTGACACTGCCTTTTGGGGAAAAGATCATCACCATACTCAGCTACCTGGCAAAAGAGTTCGACTCGCCTTACAGCGGCGATGACCTGTTGTTTGAAATCATGCATTATGATTTTTTCGAGATAAGCCCGATTGATATTGCCCGCGCCAGCATTGCCGTATCGAAAGAAAATTACGGGGTTGCCGAGGGTAAACAAAAAACATCCATCCGCCGCTATGTGGCGGATATGAGCGGCCCAAAACAGCAGCCGGGCTTGTTCGACGCAGTACAAAACGCAGGCATGAAGCAATTGGTGCAGGACATTGAAGAGCTACTTAAGGCGGCCGCCAGTTTAAGCCTACAGCAACTGTTTCAACAAGTGATCACCCGGCTGGGTATCCTGGCCTATATCATGAAACAAGCTGATAAGGGGTGGCACATGGAGGTGCTGAATAACCTTTTTAATTTTATTAAGGACGAACACCGCAAAAAAGCCGGCACAAGGCTGAAAGATATTATCGCCACCATTGAGTTGATGAAGGATAACGGCATCAGGCTTGATCTTAATCAAACCATCTATTCAGAAAATGGCGTAAATTTCCTTACCGCTCATGGTTCCAAAGGCCTCGAGTTTGAATATGTGTTTTTGATCGGCAGCAACAAACGGGTATGGGACAGCAAAGGCCGCAACGCCGGATTTGTTTATCCTGACACGTTAATGCAGGCTGCTGCCGATGAAAACGCGCAGCGTGAAGAATCGCGCAGGTTGTTTTATGTAGCGCTTACGCGGGCTAAACAGCACTTGTACGTTTCCTATCCGGCAAAAGATAAAAAAGGGAAAGACCTGGAAGCGTCACAATTTGTCGGTGAAATATTGGCGCAAACACACCTTAAGGTGCAGTACCCCAAGGTAGATGCAGATAGCTTGTTTAGGTATTTTTCAACACAGTTTAGCGAAGATGATAAGCCAACCGTAGAACTTATAGATAAAAACTATATCGCCATTCTATTACAGAATTATACGCTATCTGTTTCCCATCTGAACAATTACTTGGACTGTCCGCTCAAATTTTATTTTCAGAATCTGATACGTGTACCATCCGGGTTGAGTGCTTCAGCCGCGTTTGGGTCGGCAGTGCATTTCGCATTAAACAGGGTGTTTAGAAAATTGAAAGACAACGGAGACGAGTTCCCGACAACAGATGAATTCCTGCGCGAGTTTCGCTGGTATATGTACCGCAACAATGATCTTTTTACCGCCGAGGAATTTAAGTTGCGTTTAAGTTATGGTGAAAAGATATTGCCTGATTATTACGAATTGCATGTGCCTAAATGGAATAAAATTGCAGTGACAGAGCGCACCATAAAAAATATGGCTATAGAAGGCGTGCCTGTAAAAGGCAACCTTGATAAAATAGAATTTGTAGGCAACCAGGTAACCATCGTGGATTATAAAACCGGAAAGTTTAAATACGCCCGTGAGAAATTAAACCGTCCCGATCCGGATCATCCAAACGGCGGAGACTACTGGCGCCAGGGGGTGTTCTATAAATTACTTGTAGATAACGATAAAACCAACGACTGGTATGCTGTTGCAACCATGTTTGAATTTATTGAACCGCTGTCGCCGGGCGAATACATCCAGGAAAAATTAGTAATTAGTCCGCATGACGAGGAATTGGTTAAGTCGCAAATAAAGGATACGTATCAAAAGATTATGAATCATGAGTTTAACATCGGCTGCGGCAAAGCTGATTGCGACTGGTGCCGTTTTGTGCGCACAAACTTCAAGCAGCCGGACAAGATATTAGAAGTAGATGAAGAATAG
- a CDS encoding SAM-dependent methyltransferase, which produces MPTGTLYLIPVPLAENASAKSFTPYLINTINAIIEYIVENEKTARRFLKEAGLKTSQSELIIHDYGKHNRNTSLKEFFTGLLYGKDVGLMSEAGCPGVADPGADIVAEAHRLNIRVVPLVGPSSILLALMASGFSGQSFTFHGYLPIDKADRSRKIKQLESTAIRLKQTQLFIETPFRNNALLDDILKTCAPTTRLCIAANLTAETEMVKTQNIAAWKKQIPDLHKQPVIFLLYHA; this is translated from the coding sequence ATGCCAACCGGAACATTATACCTCATTCCCGTACCCTTAGCAGAAAACGCATCGGCCAAATCATTTACGCCTTATTTGATCAATACCATAAATGCCATCATCGAATACATTGTAGAGAATGAAAAAACCGCCCGGCGTTTTTTGAAAGAGGCCGGACTAAAAACATCCCAAAGCGAATTAATAATCCACGATTATGGAAAGCACAACCGCAACACGAGCTTAAAGGAATTTTTCACAGGCTTGTTATACGGTAAAGATGTGGGCCTGATGAGCGAGGCCGGTTGTCCGGGCGTTGCAGATCCCGGTGCGGATATCGTCGCTGAGGCTCACCGTTTAAATATCAGAGTAGTCCCATTGGTTGGGCCAAGTTCTATCCTGCTGGCGCTAATGGCGTCGGGATTTAGCGGGCAAAGCTTTACCTTCCATGGCTACTTACCAATTGACAAAGCAGATCGGTCCCGAAAGATCAAACAATTAGAGTCAACAGCTATCCGATTAAAACAGACCCAACTGTTTATTGAAACACCATTTCGTAATAACGCGTTGCTAGATGATATCCTAAAAACATGCGCACCTACAACCCGGCTTTGTATAGCTGCTAATTTGACCGCAGAAACTGAAATGGTGAAAACGCAAAACATTGCTGCCTGGAAGAAACAAATTCCCGATCTCCATAAACAACCTGTTATCTTTTTGCTTTATCATGCATAA
- a CDS encoding FAD-dependent monooxygenase: MMLSDQHTDVLIIGAGPSGLMMVAQLLRCGVRAVIIDSKKGPTDKTKALAVQARSMEIYRQMGIVDEVLKGGRPSRGLRFFFDGNEQGTFPITDSGAGLTPYPYLFMYPQSRNEKDMLNYLTQNALPVYWNTTLTELQQDSAKVITKLTNGESVITVTADWVVGADGAHSFVRKSLGSSFKGDTYQHKFYLADVVSDKSDDTVSLYFNNRSFAAFFPSPDKDSYRIIGALPKELEDKPDIRLEDLTPVIEKIKGSPTVVKRNNWFTIYKLSHRMADKFQEGRCFLIGDAAHIHSPVGGQGMNTGLQDAYNLAWKLGGVINGSLMRVILSSYAAERMPVAKTLLKTTDRLFNITMSTSWGAQLFKRFLMPPLLKTLWSFSGFTKALFMRVSQIGISYRDSKINLHLSQATHIKAGDRLPYLKIYDEKKQIETDLHAWCTKAGFTMIVMGTIGEQELHRYAKWITQSFGAVLNFFYLPYSTRNDGVFNAFEIKAGHIKTLIIRPDNYIGLIADSADLGIVNNYLINTALINSKSTV, from the coding sequence ATGATGCTATCAGATCAGCATACCGATGTTTTGATTATAGGCGCCGGGCCGTCGGGTTTGATGATGGTAGCGCAACTGTTGCGTTGCGGCGTTCGCGCTGTTATCATTGATAGCAAAAAAGGGCCTACAGACAAAACAAAAGCACTTGCTGTGCAGGCAAGGTCGATGGAGATTTATCGTCAAATGGGTATTGTTGATGAGGTGCTGAAAGGCGGCAGGCCATCCCGGGGTTTGCGTTTCTTTTTCGATGGGAACGAACAGGGTACGTTCCCGATCACCGACTCAGGTGCCGGCTTAACACCTTATCCGTACTTGTTTATGTATCCGCAGAGCAGAAATGAAAAGGATATGCTAAACTACCTTACCCAAAATGCTTTACCGGTTTATTGGAATACAACCTTGACCGAGTTACAGCAAGATAGTGCCAAAGTTATAACTAAGCTTACAAACGGGGAAAGCGTTATCACAGTCACTGCTGACTGGGTTGTTGGTGCGGATGGCGCGCACAGTTTTGTCCGGAAGAGTTTGGGTAGCAGTTTTAAAGGCGATACCTATCAGCATAAATTTTACCTGGCCGATGTTGTGTCTGATAAAAGCGACGATACGGTGAGCCTGTATTTTAACAACAGATCCTTCGCTGCCTTTTTCCCAAGCCCTGACAAGGATAGCTATCGCATCATAGGTGCATTGCCGAAAGAACTGGAAGACAAGCCCGACATCAGGCTCGAAGATCTAACGCCAGTGATCGAAAAGATTAAAGGTAGCCCAACCGTTGTTAAAAGGAACAATTGGTTTACGATCTACAAACTTAGTCATCGCATGGCGGATAAATTTCAAGAGGGCCGCTGCTTTCTGATTGGCGACGCGGCGCACATCCATTCTCCCGTTGGCGGGCAGGGTATGAACACAGGTTTACAGGATGCTTACAACCTGGCATGGAAACTTGGTGGTGTAATTAACGGTTCGCTAATGCGTGTTATCCTATCAAGTTACGCGGCGGAACGGATGCCGGTAGCTAAAACATTATTGAAAACCACCGACAGACTTTTTAACATAACCATGTCTACCTCATGGGGCGCGCAGCTATTTAAGCGGTTTTTGATGCCGCCGTTGCTAAAAACATTGTGGAGTTTTAGCGGCTTTACTAAAGCATTGTTTATGCGTGTATCGCAAATTGGCATTAGCTATCGCGACAGTAAAATAAATCTTCACCTTAGCCAGGCAACGCACATCAAAGCAGGCGACCGGTTACCCTACCTTAAAATATACGACGAAAAGAAGCAGATTGAAACAGACCTGCATGCATGGTGTACAAAAGCAGGTTTTACCATGATCGTTATGGGCACTATTGGCGAACAGGAACTGCACCGGTATGCTAAATGGATCACCCAGAGTTTTGGTGCAGTGTTAAACTTCTTTTACCTGCCATATTCGACTAGAAATGATGGAGTGTTTAACGCTTTTGAAATAAAAGCAGGACACATTAAGACGCTCATTATACGGCCGGACAATTATATTGGCCTTATAGCAGACAGTGCAGATTTGGGCATTGTCAACAACTACCTCATCAACACAGCTTTGATAAACTCAAAGTCAACTGTTTAA
- a CDS encoding response regulator transcription factor, producing the protein MKKRILVIDDDPGILDALQIMLESDNYEVRPLGRADKIFEEIDAFEPDLILMDVMLAGVDGRNVCKALKAEGKYSLIPTILISANINAYSIMFEKGAPNDFVSKPFDMEDLLHRIEVQLAA; encoded by the coding sequence ATGAAGAAACGGATTCTGGTCATTGATGATGACCCGGGGATATTAGATGCCCTGCAAATAATGCTTGAAAGTGATAACTACGAAGTAAGGCCTCTTGGTCGTGCTGATAAGATATTTGAGGAAATAGACGCCTTTGAGCCGGACCTTATACTTATGGATGTAATGCTTGCTGGTGTAGACGGCCGTAACGTTTGTAAGGCACTCAAGGCCGAAGGCAAATACAGCTTAATACCAACCATATTAATTTCGGCAAATATAAATGCCTACAGCATAATGTTCGAAAAAGGGGCGCCTAATGATTTTGTGTCGAAGCCTTTCGATATGGAAGACTTGCTGCATAGAATTGAAGTTCAGCTGGCGGCATGA
- the miaE gene encoding tRNA-(ms[2]io[6]A)-hydroxylase, with protein sequence MSERTILKLQLPTDPQWVKNVVEGNIEEILTDHAFCEQKAATNAITLIVQNPNLSDLVQEMALLVQEEMDHFKRVHDIIITRGYVLGKERADSYVKELAKFVIKGGGREQQLVEKLLFSAMIEARSCERFKVLSENIDDEELSAFYHELMISEAGHYTMFLKFAKKYAGSIDVDKRWADFLAYEAEVIKNYGKSETIHG encoded by the coding sequence GTGAGTGAGAGAACCATTTTAAAGCTGCAGTTGCCAACCGACCCGCAATGGGTTAAAAATGTAGTTGAAGGTAATATCGAGGAGATACTAACCGATCACGCTTTTTGCGAACAAAAGGCAGCCACCAACGCAATTACTTTAATCGTTCAAAACCCTAACCTGAGCGACTTGGTGCAAGAAATGGCATTACTTGTGCAAGAGGAGATGGATCATTTTAAGCGTGTGCACGACATTATTATTACCCGCGGCTATGTACTAGGCAAGGAGCGTGCAGACAGCTACGTAAAAGAACTGGCCAAGTTTGTAATTAAGGGAGGAGGACGCGAGCAGCAGCTGGTAGAGAAATTACTTTTCTCTGCAATGATAGAAGCCCGCAGCTGTGAGCGCTTTAAGGTACTGTCAGAAAATATTGATGATGAAGAACTATCTGCCTTTTACCACGAATTAATGATCAGTGAGGCAGGGCATTACACTATGTTCCTGAAGTTTGCTAAAAAATATGCAGGCAGTATTGACGTAGATAAGCGTTGGGCAGACTTTTTAGCGTACGAAGCTGAGGTTATTAAAAATTACGGTAAAAGCGAAACTATCCACGGATAA
- a CDS encoding DNA-3-methyladenine glycosylase family protein has protein sequence MFSTFNQESFHSICDTLAAKDADLKRIIDNYGYPPMWSRPNTFESLVHIILEQQVSLASALAALNKLKEAVQEITPARVLQLSDAEFKACYFSRQKMAYTRCLAEAIFSGQINLEASENTTDDEVRQVLISIKGIGNWTVDVYLMFVLQRADIFPSGDLAAVLAFKKLKQLPKETTKDMLISLAEHWRPYRTVATMLLWHFYLSSRGKTISLPL, from the coding sequence ATGTTTTCGACGTTTAATCAAGAAAGCTTCCACTCGATTTGTGACACCCTTGCGGCAAAAGATGCAGACCTAAAACGGATCATAGACAATTACGGCTACCCGCCAATGTGGTCAAGGCCAAATACGTTTGAGTCGCTGGTACATATTATACTGGAGCAGCAGGTGTCCTTAGCCTCTGCCCTGGCGGCTCTGAATAAACTTAAGGAAGCCGTACAAGAAATTACGCCTGCGCGGGTCTTGCAGCTTAGCGATGCTGAATTTAAGGCTTGCTACTTCAGCCGGCAAAAAATGGCTTATACGCGTTGCCTGGCTGAAGCAATCTTTAGCGGGCAAATAAACTTGGAGGCCTCTGAAAACACGACCGACGATGAAGTCCGTCAGGTATTAATCTCGATTAAAGGCATTGGCAACTGGACGGTAGATGTTTACCTGATGTTTGTTTTGCAACGTGCGGATATTTTCCCATCCGGAGATTTAGCAGCAGTGCTTGCATTCAAAAAGTTGAAGCAATTGCCAAAAGAAACTACCAAAGACATGCTTATTTCGCTGGCAGAACACTGGCGCCCTTACAGAACGGTTGCTACTATGCTGCTCTGGCATTTTTATTTAAGCAGCCGCGGCAAAACAATATCTTTGCCTTTGTGA